The genomic interval AAATTCAATAGCACACCTTCCTTCAACTGAAATTTTAATATCCTCTAACATCTGCCCGGCATTCATTTCAACCACAACTATTTTTTTTACCTTTTCAGAAATTTTTCTTAAAAAAGACCGCGGAAATGGCCAGAGCGTTATTGGTCTAAACCATCCGGCATTGATACCCTTTTTTCTTGCGTCTTCTACAACAGCCTTACATATTCTGGAAACAGTTCCAAAAGAAACAACAAGAGTTTGCGTCCCATTTTTTATATCTGCTTCAAACCGTATTTCTTTTTTTTCTATTTCCCGGTATCTGCCCTGCAGTCTTAAATTTAAGTTTTCAAGCTCATCAGGTTTTAGTAAAAGAGAACGGATAATTCTCGGCTTCCTGTTTTTACATCCGTCCAATATCCATTCTTTATCAATCTTTATGGACTTAAACTTTTTTATCTCCAATGGCTCTATCATCTGGGCAAGAATACTATCTCCAAGAACAATGACAGGAGTTCTGTATTTTACCGCAAGGTAAAATGCATCATACATCAGGCCATACATTTCCTGAACACTTGAAGGCGCAAGTGTTATGGTTCTATAATCGCCGTGACCGCCGCCACGTGTTGCCTGAAAATAATCACCCTGAGCAGAGGCAATATTTCCAAGTCCTGGGCCACCCCGCATCATATTTACAATAACTGCTGGAAGCTCGCATCCTGCACAATACGATATACCTTCCTGCTTTAAACTTATACCAGGGCTTGAGGAAGAGGTCATTACAAGTGCGCCTGTTACAGATGCGCCAAATACCATGTTTATGGAACTGATTTCGGATTCTGCCTGAATAAATGTGCCACCAACCTCTTTTATTCTTTTTGCCATATATTCGGTCAGTTCGTTCTGAGGGGTTATAGGATAGCCTGCATAAAATCTACATCCCGACTGGATGGCCCCTTCACCGCAAGATTCATTTCCACTTGCAAGAATTATGTTTTTCATTCATCCTCTACGAATAATTAAACATCCCTGCCCGCCTTTATCTACCATTTTTATTGCCATATCCGGACATATGATTGCACAGATACCACAACCAGCACACTCCTTCGTTAAATATTCAACAGTTTGGACACCTGACTGTGTAACCTGTTTTGATAAATACAAAACTTTTTTAGGACAGTACATAACACACAGACCACAGCCTTTGCATCTGTTCTTATTTATTATTATTTTAGACATCGTCAGGGTATGATACCATTAAAGGCAGGATAAATCAAATTAAGAGTGTGAGCAAAAACCCCCTTTAGGCGCAATGCCTGATACAACAAAAACACTGAATTCCACAATTTAATCGGGAAATCCATCTCTTAAAATTCCCCTCTTATAAGGGGGTGTCCTAAAAGGGACGGGGTGTTTAAGAGTGTTGCAGCATTTTTAATTTTCTAAACCGTTTATCTTTATGCACAATTTTTGAAAGATTTAATGCCTTCTCCTTTTCCTTTTGCCCCATCACTGAAAGTAAATTCAAGATATCGTATTCATCTTTTAAGCCCCCGGCTTGAAGCTTCATTGCCACAAGATATGGCTTTGAAAAACAAGGAAAAGCAAGCCCTAAATCCTCTGCATTTTCAAGAGCTTCTATTTCCCATCCATAATGTGCAAATAAAATATCTATTGTCGGACACTCGCCCTCAATATGAGCAATCCGTATAAGTGAATGTTTAAGGGGGTCTGAAATATTTGTAAAAGGTTTGTATTCAACATTAAAATCTAAAAGTTTTTGCTTCAAAAAAATAAAAAGGTTTTCAGGGTCAATCTCTTTCTGATTCTTATCAGTTATAACTACACATAAATCAACATCCATTGTTGTTCTCGGCACACCCTGCGAAATGATCG from bacterium Unc6 carries:
- a CDS encoding 3-methyl-2-oxobutanoate dehydrogenase subunit VorB (catalyzes the coenzyme A-dependent oxidation of 3-methyl-2-oxobutanoate coupled to the reduction of ferredoxin producing S-(2-methylpropanoyl)-CoA); the encoded protein is MKNIILASGNESCGEGAIQSGCRFYAGYPITPQNELTEYMAKRIKEVGGTFIQAESEISSINMVFGASVTGALVMTSSSSPGISLKQEGISYCAGCELPAVIVNMMRGGPGLGNIASAQGDYFQATRGGGHGDYRTITLAPSSVQEMYGLMYDAFYLAVKYRTPVIVLGDSILAQMIEPLEIKKFKSIKIDKEWILDGCKNRKPRIIRSLLLKPDELENLNLRLQGRYREIEKKEIRFEADIKNGTQTLVVSFGTVSRICKAVVEDARKKGINAGWFRPITLWPFPRSFLRKISEKVKKIVVVEMNAGQMLEDIKISVEGRCAIEFYGRMGGNIPDEKQVLRLL